From Ficedula albicollis isolate OC2 chromosome 5, FicAlb1.5, whole genome shotgun sequence, one genomic window encodes:
- the TMEM63C gene encoding calcium permeable stress-gated cation channel 1, with amino-acid sequence MESPYSMEPAPDGAGLPSLDVLLLLDPPVNSTEEQCFSARSRSTVLEGLPFGGVPTVLAINFILWLLLLLVFSCLRKAAWDYGRLALLMDNDSLTSLFYGEQSEKEKSPSESSPLDADNKDVGFCSWLLSIYQMKDEEIQSKCGIDATTYLSFQRHLLVLLILVCVLSVAVILPVNFSGDLLGHNPTHFGRTTIANIPTQDRLLWLHSIFALIYFIFTVLCMAHHSVHLEYRENEKVARTLMVTHIPKEITDPSLIIKHFHEAYPSCTVTNVQFCFDVRKLMKLDAERRKAMKGRLYFTTKAQKEGKIMIKTHPCARIFCCRFCGFDEVDAEQYYGELEEKLTDEFNAERNRITLKRLDMAFVTFQDERMTAVILKDYSHIHCRRHPQQSSVTTVVKSHHWGVRYAPAPSDIIWENLSVRGTSWWVRFILLNICLFVLLFFLTTPAIIVNTMDMFNVTHPVESLKNPIITQFFPTLLLWAFSVFLPFLVYYSAFFESHWTRSSENQITMHKCFFFLVFMVIILPSLGLSSLDLFFRWLFDTHFLDEAEIKFQCVFLPDNGAFFVNYVVTSSLIGTAMELLRIPGLLVYTARLCFAKSEPERLHVKRSQAYQFQFGLEYAWTCCIFSVVMTYSITCPIIVPFGLLYMLLKHMVDRYNIYYVYIPTKLNQRLHVAAISQVVVAPILCMFWLLFFSVLRLGPTRPVTLFTFVVLLSCIIFSFFGLCLKKLQPRKPSSYQMSDQSEGAFNDVERSSVSSTPNSNLFVATVLQEPELSLTPAASPAHQSYGTMGNHLEPAEDGEDGGLQSFETELETVEGEYRSGPVIESQARYQ; translated from the exons ATGGAGAGCCCGTACTCGATGGAGCCAGCACCGGATGGCGCCGGCCTCCCCTCGCTGgatgtgctgctcctcctggacCCCCCGGTGAACAGCACGGAGGAGCAGTGCTTCAGTGCCCGCTCCCGCAGCACCGTCCTGGAGGGGCTGCCCTTCGGAGGCGTGCCCACCGTGCTGGCCATCAACTTCATCCTCTGGCTG CTTCTCCTTCTGGTCTTCTCATGTCTTCGGAAAGCGGCTTGGGACTACGGGCGCCTGGCACTTCTGATGGACAATGATAG CCTGACTTCGCTTTTCTATGGAGAGCAGAGCGAGAAGGAGAAGTCCCCGTCAGAGAGCAGTCCTCTGGATGCTGACAACAAGGATGTG ggATTCTGTTCCTGGCTCCTTTCTATCTACCAGATGAA ggatgaggaaatTCAGAGCAAGTGTGGGATCGATGCCACCACCTACCTCTCCTTCCAGCGGCACCTGCTGGTCCTGCTGATTCTGGTTTGCGTGCTCTCCGTGGCTGTCATCCTGCCTGTCAACTTCTCAGGGGACCTCCTGG gaCACAATCCCACCCACTTTGGCCGGACAACCATCGCCAACATCCCAACTCA AGACCGTctcctgtggctgcacagcaTCTTTGCCCTCATCTATTTTATCTTCACCGTCCTTTGCATGGCTCACCACTCTGTCCACTTGGAATACAGAGAGAATGAGAAG GTCGCCAGGACGCTGATGGTTACCCACATCCCCAAGGAGATCACAGACCCTTCACTTATCATCAAGCATTTCCA CGAGGCTTATCCCAGCTGCACTGTCACCAATGTCCAGTTCTGCTTCGACGTGCGCAAGCTGATGAAGCTGGATGCAGAGAG GCGCAAAGCAATGAAGGGGCGGCTTTACTTCACCACCAAGGCACAGAAGGAGGGGAAGATCATGATCAAAACTCACCCCTGCGCCCGCATCTTCTGCTGCCGCTTCTGTGGCTTTGATGAG GTGGATGCTGAGCAGTACTAcggggagctggaggagaagctcACGGATGAGTTCAATGCCGAGCGCAACCGCATCACGCTCAAGCGGCTCGATATGGCCTTCGTCACCTTCCAGGACGAGAGGATGACCGCTGT GATTTTGAAGGACTACAGCCACATCCACTGCCGCAGGCACCCCCAGCAGTCCTCTGTCACCACCGTGGTCAAGTCACACCACTGGGGTGTTCGCTATGCCCCCGCACCCAGCGATATCATCTG GGAGAATTTATCAGTCCGTGGCACATCGTGGTGGGTGCGATTCATTCTGCTTAATATCTGCCTGTTCgtccttctcttctttctcacAACACCAGCCATCATTGTCAACACTATGGACATGTTCAATGTCACACACCCTGTGGAGAGCCTCAAG AACCCCATCATCACCCAGTTTTTCCCCACGCTGCTGCTCTGGGCCTTCTCCGTTTTCTTGCCCTTCCTTGTCTACTACTCAGCGTTCTTCGAGTCTCACTGGACAAG gtCAAGTGAAAATCAGATCACCATGCACAAGTGTTTCTTCTTCCTGGTGTTCATGGTTATCATCCTGCCCTCGCTGGGTCTGAGCAG cctggACCTGTTCTTCCGCTGGCTCTTCGACACCCACTTTCTGGATGAGGCTGAAATCAAGTTCCA GTGTGTTTTCCTCCCAGACAATGGCGCCTTCTTTGTCAACTACGTGGTCACCTCCAGCCTGATTGGGAcggccatggagctgctgcgCATCCCAGGGCTCCTTGTCTACACTGCTCGCCTCTGCTTTGCCAAGTCCGAGCCCGAGCGGCTCCACGTCAAGCGG AGCCAAGCATACCAGTTCCAGTTTGGACTAGAGTACGCCTGGACCTGCTGTATCTTCTCTGTTGTCATGACCTACAGCATCACCTGCCCCATCATCGTCCCCTTTG ggctgctgtaCATGCTGCTCAAGCACATGGTTGACCGGTACAACATTTACTACGTGTACATCCCCACCAAACTGAACCAGCGCCTGCACGTCGCCGCCATCAGCCAGGTGGTGGTGGCCCCCATCCTCTGCATGTTCTGGCTGCTCTTCTTCTCCGTCCTGCGCCTCG GTCCCACCCGGCCTGTCACCCTCTTCACCTTTGTGGTCCTCCTTTCCTGCATCATCTTCTCCTTCTTTGGCCTCTGCCTGAAGAAGCTGCAGCCACGGAAACCCTCTAGCTACCAG ATGTCTGACCAGTCTGAGGGCGCCTTCAATGACGTGGAGCGGAGCAGCGTTTCCTCCACCCCTAACTCCAAT CTGTTTGTGGCCACTGTCCTGCAGGAGCCCGAGCTGAGCCTGACACCAGCAGCCTCTCCGGCACACCAGTCCTACGGCACCATGGGCAACCACCTGGAGCCAGCGGAGGATGGGGAGGACGGGGGGCTGCAGAGCTTCGAGACAGAGCTGGAGACGGTGGAGGGCGAGTACAGGAGCGGCCCCGTGATAGAGAGCCAGGCTCGCTACCAGTGA